The proteins below come from a single Ictalurus furcatus strain D&B chromosome 15, Billie_1.0, whole genome shotgun sequence genomic window:
- the trim101 gene encoding tripartite motif containing 101 isoform X3: MSLPLDLSSFHKDASLGTLEKQLICPICLEVFTKPVVILPCQHNLCRKCANELYQPSLFQVGIGGRFRCPSCRHEVVLDRHGVYGLQRNLLVENIIDVYKQASASCRPPPKPLAQMNCEEHEGEKLNIYCITCQIPTCSLCKVFGAHKSCQVAPVSHVYQQQKTELSDGIGSLVATNERIQACINDLEEICRSVEENSRNQKQILCEKFDRMSGILEERRKIMLQRITYEEDEKTSWAQSLVQTYSEHVDTNSKLVQSALNAMEEPEMAAFLQTSKNLIEQVSEATKSAPVETLQPGYETMDHYKVDFNAEERALYQLDFIKPEEEVEESPEEPEPESEVLPEPEPEPETEPVYSLVENSEPDNELKLENYEIKDVLSETKEENQAKVEGCSARRKDVICEKGGLNTQQDQTELGCEGHGSGIHCLTSEAGEETKLYPTWYRPNNWPMLSQSQATPIDALGDLDHIPKLKSEPSGQFQQTETPLSMWTSSSLMPLSNENRAQLVSGTLESTQPYMLEVEKNICCELVSGPPNKDSVTSISPQAIIHIFYVLAFLVILQRVWGNIRCFFFI; the protein is encoded by the exons CCTTCTCTGTTCCAGGTTGGGATTGGAGGACGATTCCGGTGTCCATCCTGTCGACATGAAGTTGTTTTGGACCGTCATGGCGTTTATGGGCTCCAGAGAAACCTTCTAGTGGAAAATATCATTGATGTCTACAAGCAAGCATCTGCCAG TTGTAGGCCTCCACCAAAACCACTGGCACAAATGAACTGTGAAGAACATGAAGGGGAGAAGCTGAACATTTACTGCATCACCTGTCAGATCCCCACGTGTTCACTCTGTAAAGTGTTTGGAGCACATAAGTCCTGTCAGGTGGCGCCTGTCTCTCATGTATATCAGCAGCAAAAG ACCGAACTCAGTGATGGGATTGGATCCCTGGTTGCCACTAATGAGCGTATCCAAGCTTGCATAAATGATCTGGAGGAGATTTGTAGGAGTGTTGAG GAAAATAGCAGAAACCAAAAGCAGATACTGTGTGAGAAGTTTGACCGTATGAGTGGTATCCTGGAAGAAAGGCGTAAGATTATGTTACAGCGAATCACATATGAGGAGGATGAAAAGACAAGCTGGGCTCAAAGCTTGGTACAAACCTACAGTGAGCATGTTGACACGAACTCAAAGTTGGTGCAGAGTGCCTTGAACGCCATGGAAGAGCCAGAGATGGCTGCATTTCTTCAG ACTTCAAAAAACCTTATTGAACA GGTCAGTGAGGCAACTAAATCTGCACCAGTAGAGACCTTACAGCCTGGATATGAAACCATGGATCACTATAAGGTTGATTTTAATGCTGAGGAGAGGGCTCTCTACCAGCTAGACTTCATCAAAC CTGAAGAAGAAGTTGaagagtctccagaagaaccagaACCAGAGTCAGAAGTGTTACCAGAACCTGAACCTGAGCCTGAAACTGAACCAGTGTACAGTCTGGTAGAGAACTCTGAGCCAGACAATGAACTGAAGTTGGAAAACTATGAGATAAAGGATGTCTTATCTGAGACAAAGGAAGAAAACCAGGCAAAAGTAGAGGGATGTTCAGCAAGACGAAAAGATGTCATATGTGAGAAAGGTGGACTGAACACGCAGCAG GACCAGACAGAGTTAGGGTGTGAGGGGCATGGTTCAGGAATCCACTGCTTAACTTCAGAAGCAGGTGAGGAGACTAAGCTCTACCCCACTTGGTATAGACCCAACAACTGGCCAATGCTTAGTCAAAGCCAAGCAACACCTATTGATGCCTTGGGGGATCTTGACCATATACCCAAACTCAAGAGTGAACCCTCAGGTCAGTTCCAGCAGACAGAGACACCTCTGTCCATGTGGACGAGCAGCAGCCTTATGCCTCTATCTAATGAGAACCGGGCCCAGCTTGTAAGCGGCACGCTAGAGAGCACCCAACCATATATGTTGGAGGTTGAGAAGAATATTTGTTGTGAGTTGGTCAGTGGGCCACCCAACAAGGATAGCGTGACTTCTATATCTCCACAG GCCATCATCCATATATTTTACGTCCTGGCCTTTCTGGTCATCCTCCAGAGAGTATGGGGAAACATTCGgtgcttttttttcatatag
- the trim101 gene encoding tripartite motif containing 101 isoform X1 yields MSLPLDLSSFHKDASLGTLEKQLICPICLEVFTKPVVILPCQHNLCRKCANELYQPSLFQVGIGGRFRCPSCRHEVVLDRHGVYGLQRNLLVENIIDVYKQASASCRPPPKPLAQMNCEEHEGEKLNIYCITCQIPTCSLCKVFGAHKSCQVAPVSHVYQQQKTELSDGIGSLVATNERIQACINDLEEICRSVEENSRNQKQILCEKFDRMSGILEERRKIMLQRITYEEDEKTSWAQSLVQTYSEHVDTNSKLVQSALNAMEEPEMAAFLQTSKNLIEQVSEATKSAPVETLQPGYETMDHYKVDFNAEERALYQLDFIKPEEEVEESPEEPEPESEVLPEPEPEPETEPVYSLVENSEPDNELKLENYEIKDVLSETKEENQAKVEGCSARRKDVICEKGGLNTQQDQTELGCEGHGSGIHCLTSEAGEETKLYPTWYRPNNWPMLSQSQATPIDALGDLDHIPKLKSEPSGQFQQTETPLSMWTSSSLMPLSNENRAQLVSGTLESTQPYMLEVEKNICCELVSGPPNKDSVTSISPQVSPFSKDYEHYITITTPSFTCDLVGLLPQVIPASWPSIIVFCFFLNIRHMLI; encoded by the exons CCTTCTCTGTTCCAGGTTGGGATTGGAGGACGATTCCGGTGTCCATCCTGTCGACATGAAGTTGTTTTGGACCGTCATGGCGTTTATGGGCTCCAGAGAAACCTTCTAGTGGAAAATATCATTGATGTCTACAAGCAAGCATCTGCCAG TTGTAGGCCTCCACCAAAACCACTGGCACAAATGAACTGTGAAGAACATGAAGGGGAGAAGCTGAACATTTACTGCATCACCTGTCAGATCCCCACGTGTTCACTCTGTAAAGTGTTTGGAGCACATAAGTCCTGTCAGGTGGCGCCTGTCTCTCATGTATATCAGCAGCAAAAG ACCGAACTCAGTGATGGGATTGGATCCCTGGTTGCCACTAATGAGCGTATCCAAGCTTGCATAAATGATCTGGAGGAGATTTGTAGGAGTGTTGAG GAAAATAGCAGAAACCAAAAGCAGATACTGTGTGAGAAGTTTGACCGTATGAGTGGTATCCTGGAAGAAAGGCGTAAGATTATGTTACAGCGAATCACATATGAGGAGGATGAAAAGACAAGCTGGGCTCAAAGCTTGGTACAAACCTACAGTGAGCATGTTGACACGAACTCAAAGTTGGTGCAGAGTGCCTTGAACGCCATGGAAGAGCCAGAGATGGCTGCATTTCTTCAG ACTTCAAAAAACCTTATTGAACA GGTCAGTGAGGCAACTAAATCTGCACCAGTAGAGACCTTACAGCCTGGATATGAAACCATGGATCACTATAAGGTTGATTTTAATGCTGAGGAGAGGGCTCTCTACCAGCTAGACTTCATCAAAC CTGAAGAAGAAGTTGaagagtctccagaagaaccagaACCAGAGTCAGAAGTGTTACCAGAACCTGAACCTGAGCCTGAAACTGAACCAGTGTACAGTCTGGTAGAGAACTCTGAGCCAGACAATGAACTGAAGTTGGAAAACTATGAGATAAAGGATGTCTTATCTGAGACAAAGGAAGAAAACCAGGCAAAAGTAGAGGGATGTTCAGCAAGACGAAAAGATGTCATATGTGAGAAAGGTGGACTGAACACGCAGCAG GACCAGACAGAGTTAGGGTGTGAGGGGCATGGTTCAGGAATCCACTGCTTAACTTCAGAAGCAGGTGAGGAGACTAAGCTCTACCCCACTTGGTATAGACCCAACAACTGGCCAATGCTTAGTCAAAGCCAAGCAACACCTATTGATGCCTTGGGGGATCTTGACCATATACCCAAACTCAAGAGTGAACCCTCAGGTCAGTTCCAGCAGACAGAGACACCTCTGTCCATGTGGACGAGCAGCAGCCTTATGCCTCTATCTAATGAGAACCGGGCCCAGCTTGTAAGCGGCACGCTAGAGAGCACCCAACCATATATGTTGGAGGTTGAGAAGAATATTTGTTGTGAGTTGGTCAGTGGGCCACCCAACAAGGATAGCGTGACTTCTATATCTCCACAGGTTAGTCCATTTTCAAAAGATTATGAGCACTATATCACCATCACTACTCCATCATTCACTTGTGATCTTGTTGGTCTTCTTCCCCAAGTGATTCCTGCATCATGGCCATCAAtaattgtcttttgtttttttttaaatataagacATATGCTTATATAA
- the trim101 gene encoding tripartite motif containing 101 isoform X2, producing MSLPLDLSSFHKDASLGTLEKQLICPICLEVFTKPVVILPCQHNLCRKCANELYQVGIGGRFRCPSCRHEVVLDRHGVYGLQRNLLVENIIDVYKQASASCRPPPKPLAQMNCEEHEGEKLNIYCITCQIPTCSLCKVFGAHKSCQVAPVSHVYQQQKTELSDGIGSLVATNERIQACINDLEEICRSVEENSRNQKQILCEKFDRMSGILEERRKIMLQRITYEEDEKTSWAQSLVQTYSEHVDTNSKLVQSALNAMEEPEMAAFLQTSKNLIEQVSEATKSAPVETLQPGYETMDHYKVDFNAEERALYQLDFIKPEEEVEESPEEPEPESEVLPEPEPEPETEPVYSLVENSEPDNELKLENYEIKDVLSETKEENQAKVEGCSARRKDVICEKGGLNTQQDQTELGCEGHGSGIHCLTSEAGEETKLYPTWYRPNNWPMLSQSQATPIDALGDLDHIPKLKSEPSGQFQQTETPLSMWTSSSLMPLSNENRAQLVSGTLESTQPYMLEVEKNICCELVSGPPNKDSVTSISPQVSPFSKDYEHYITITTPSFTCDLVGLLPQVIPASWPSIIVFCFFLNIRHMLI from the exons GTTGGGATTGGAGGACGATTCCGGTGTCCATCCTGTCGACATGAAGTTGTTTTGGACCGTCATGGCGTTTATGGGCTCCAGAGAAACCTTCTAGTGGAAAATATCATTGATGTCTACAAGCAAGCATCTGCCAG TTGTAGGCCTCCACCAAAACCACTGGCACAAATGAACTGTGAAGAACATGAAGGGGAGAAGCTGAACATTTACTGCATCACCTGTCAGATCCCCACGTGTTCACTCTGTAAAGTGTTTGGAGCACATAAGTCCTGTCAGGTGGCGCCTGTCTCTCATGTATATCAGCAGCAAAAG ACCGAACTCAGTGATGGGATTGGATCCCTGGTTGCCACTAATGAGCGTATCCAAGCTTGCATAAATGATCTGGAGGAGATTTGTAGGAGTGTTGAG GAAAATAGCAGAAACCAAAAGCAGATACTGTGTGAGAAGTTTGACCGTATGAGTGGTATCCTGGAAGAAAGGCGTAAGATTATGTTACAGCGAATCACATATGAGGAGGATGAAAAGACAAGCTGGGCTCAAAGCTTGGTACAAACCTACAGTGAGCATGTTGACACGAACTCAAAGTTGGTGCAGAGTGCCTTGAACGCCATGGAAGAGCCAGAGATGGCTGCATTTCTTCAG ACTTCAAAAAACCTTATTGAACA GGTCAGTGAGGCAACTAAATCTGCACCAGTAGAGACCTTACAGCCTGGATATGAAACCATGGATCACTATAAGGTTGATTTTAATGCTGAGGAGAGGGCTCTCTACCAGCTAGACTTCATCAAAC CTGAAGAAGAAGTTGaagagtctccagaagaaccagaACCAGAGTCAGAAGTGTTACCAGAACCTGAACCTGAGCCTGAAACTGAACCAGTGTACAGTCTGGTAGAGAACTCTGAGCCAGACAATGAACTGAAGTTGGAAAACTATGAGATAAAGGATGTCTTATCTGAGACAAAGGAAGAAAACCAGGCAAAAGTAGAGGGATGTTCAGCAAGACGAAAAGATGTCATATGTGAGAAAGGTGGACTGAACACGCAGCAG GACCAGACAGAGTTAGGGTGTGAGGGGCATGGTTCAGGAATCCACTGCTTAACTTCAGAAGCAGGTGAGGAGACTAAGCTCTACCCCACTTGGTATAGACCCAACAACTGGCCAATGCTTAGTCAAAGCCAAGCAACACCTATTGATGCCTTGGGGGATCTTGACCATATACCCAAACTCAAGAGTGAACCCTCAGGTCAGTTCCAGCAGACAGAGACACCTCTGTCCATGTGGACGAGCAGCAGCCTTATGCCTCTATCTAATGAGAACCGGGCCCAGCTTGTAAGCGGCACGCTAGAGAGCACCCAACCATATATGTTGGAGGTTGAGAAGAATATTTGTTGTGAGTTGGTCAGTGGGCCACCCAACAAGGATAGCGTGACTTCTATATCTCCACAGGTTAGTCCATTTTCAAAAGATTATGAGCACTATATCACCATCACTACTCCATCATTCACTTGTGATCTTGTTGGTCTTCTTCCCCAAGTGATTCCTGCATCATGGCCATCAAtaattgtcttttgtttttttttaaatataagacATATGCTTATATAA